One Candidatus Omnitrophota bacterium DNA segment encodes these proteins:
- the recU gene encoding Holliday junction resolvase RecU, which translates to MMIKYPNGEKFTYCPKTKKKSAQELSYSSANRGMSLEGDINLSNDYYLRSGILLITKRPTPIRVAKVDYSKRAKIVDAFFEKQSTTDYNGVYKGRYIDFEAKSTKNKSSFPLSNITSHQIEHLKNVLKFGGIAFFIVEFAYHDQVFLLDASYVINYYENGERKSIPFTTVCQNGLLIKRGFNPRLDYLIAIEEKYFSK; encoded by the coding sequence ATGATGATTAAATACCCAAATGGTGAAAAATTTACATATTGTCCAAAGACGAAGAAAAAAAGCGCCCAAGAACTTTCTTATTCCTCTGCCAACCGAGGGATGAGTCTAGAGGGAGATATTAACCTATCAAACGATTATTATTTGAGAAGTGGCATCTTGCTGATTACCAAACGTCCTACTCCAATTCGTGTCGCGAAAGTAGATTATTCAAAGAGAGCAAAAATTGTCGATGCATTTTTCGAAAAACAATCAACCACCGACTACAACGGAGTGTATAAGGGAAGATATATTGATTTTGAAGCTAAGAGCACCAAAAATAAAAGCAGCTTTCCTCTTTCAAATATTACATCTCATCAAATTGAGCATTTAAAAAATGTCTTAAAATTCGGTGGAATTGCATTTTTTATTGTCGAGTTTGCCTACCACGATCAAGTGTTTTTACTGGATGCCTCCTATGTAATTAATTACTATGAAAACGGGGAGAGAAAATCTATCCCGTTCACCACCGTTTGCCAAAATGGATTATTAATAAAAAGAGGATTCAATCCTCGTCTAGATTACCTTATCGCTATTGAAGAGAAGTATTTTTCAAAATAA